TCTATTTATATGAATGAATAGCCACATTAATTACATAGCTGATAAATGTCAGTTCAAAATTAATAAATCTGAATTTACTACTCTGGCTAAAATGTCGGATGAATGGACAAATCGATGAATTTCCCAATGAACAGACGGGCATTTTTGGCACAAATGGTGCTCCATAGAAAACAGTCCCTACATTGCATAATGAGCTCTGTCTAATACAGTTCATGACATGCAGAGGTAGAATGGTGTCATTACATTTGGTGACATAATGTACAGTCACTTCCAAATGTATTGGCACTCTTGATAAAGATGAGTAAAAAcggttatattaaataaataaaacatggttTATGCTCAATATAGAGCTTTCAAATGCATCTTGCCTCAACAAATAGTGATGAAGATAATTCAGGAGGCAAAGATGAATCCAAGGGTCACAGATGGAGAATTACACGCCACATCCATGACAATAGTCTGTTTGGAAGGGTTGCCAGAAAAAAGCCTTTATTGAGAAAAGACAGCAAATGTAAGCACCTGGAGTTTGTGAAATGGCATTGGCATTTGGATTGGAAATGGGTGCTTTGCTTAGATGTGACAaaagtagagctttttggccatacACATTATCAGTGGGTTTGGCATCGAAATAAGGATGTGTATGCAGAAATCAACATTATACCTACTTTTTGGTGGTGGATCTTTGATGTTTTGGGGCTGTTTTGCTTCCATGCaaatacaatgcactagttatacctcatctggaatactgtgtacagttctgggctccacacttcaaaaaagatatcgctgctctagaggcagttcagaggagagcaaccagacttattccaggtctattcaagggaatgtcctactgagagactgagggaactgaaccttttcaccctgaaacagaggaaactatgtggggacttgattcaagtcttcaaaatcatgaaaggcattgacatcaaaccagaggagcttttccagatcagcagggacacacagactgggggacacaaatggaaattgggcttcaaggcattcaaaacggaaaacaggaaacacttcacacagagagttgacacaatctggaacaaactccccagcgatgtggttgaagcgacaatttgggaacattcaaaaatagactgaataggatccttggatcatttagtttataattgacaccaaatgagcacaatggcgaatggcgaatgggctcctcatctttgtaaactttcttatgtttctaagTGCAAGGAGGCTGAAACTTGgcttagggctgtgcgatatgacgatatatatcttgtgacgatagaaaaaggtctatcgtttcatattatgctctatcgtttatatcgatgtgtcgcaaatcccactctttacggcagtatttttcgtcatttggACAACGCTTTACGTTctccccggttcttccacatgtGTCGGATGCAGgtgagaaatgtgcatcagaaacccCCCACTCCTGTTAATTTAGATTGATTTCATTTGTGTaaaattaaatcataataaagctggttttcattttaatacattggcaagcaatgcaaacacatgcagaaagtttcattaTGACGGTGAAGTGGAgcaacagtttattattattattattattattattattattattattattattattattattataactattttgtattaacatgtGCTGTACAGCTAAGTAGAATCAcgaagaaatgtccctgtctagcagatgttaatgctccactataaacccggctgtggtaaatctacctgaatctataccttttacagcgcatgtgttgcgtgattactattacttgtgttattattgttatgtgacagtaaatcatactgtgtatttctgtacatatttatcccataacaacataacacacgtaatagtaatcaataatcacacaacacttgcgctgtaatgtgttgtattctgcatatatttaccatgacagcctgcgttatttgttcattttgcatatttaatgattaaataaagacttgttgtttaaatgtctttggtcttattttgtagcttgattggataaaaacaagaaatatcaagatatatattgtgtatcgcccaaacttctaaaaagatcgagatattatttttaagtcatatcgcccagccctaactTGGCTGCAAATTGATCTTCCAGCAAGACAATGACTCCAAACACACATCAAAATCCACAAAGAAATTAAATTGAATACAGAATCTCAGGACTTTACTCCCATTTAAAACCTGTGGTTTGAATTGAAGAAAGAAGTCCATAAGCACAGACCAAAGGATATCAAGGATCTGGAAAGATACCTTCCAATGTGTTCATAAATTTTTTTAGAAAAAGGATCAGTGCTGTTATCCTTGCAAGGGGAGGGTGCACAAAGTACAGAAAACAAGAGTGTCCATAATTgtgaaactttattttttttggttgaTTCCCTTGgatcattaataaatatataccacgttggaaaattacaaaataactttttacctgtgttgtttattttatacagccccTTTTGCTCAGCTTTAtcaagggtgccaataattTTGGAGGTGACTGTATGTGGGTATATGATTCACATTGTTTTGTATGCAAGTCTGTCACATTTCTGTTATAGTATACAATGTGATCTTACACTGACAGTAAGTACGATTTATAGGCTATCAAAATTTTCTTGATCCCACAAGTCATTTCACATTGGTTGACAGTGTATCAGCAAACATATTGGGCTTCATCCTTTCAAAACACATGGACTCTGAATTTCATAAGTGTTCTCCaattcaaatgcaaataataaatcCAACTTGCTTTATTTAGAGGTGTCTTTTATTGCACATTCCAGtgtagcacacacacaaatgacaACCAGTTAGTCATTACTGTTTTCAAAGCATTAAAATTCAAGCAACACAGTGGAAAGATAGATTTCAAAACATGGTACCAATATGACTGTGCATACTGTACTTCACTGTAAAGACTGCAATTTGTACTGTGCCAAGGCAAAACTAAAGTAAGCTTTGgattttaattcatatttaacTCAACCTCAAGCATTGAAATACTCAGTGAAATACTGTTTtccttaaatgtaatgtttatttgtaCGCTGTTTGTACTACAGCTACACTTTCTTATTCAGTAAGCGGCAAATTAAACCAAAAGAAGTAACAAACATTTGGATGTATTAGCATAAAATTCTTGAGATTTTAGACCCTGTATACTATAGACCCGAGTCAGATccaaatataaataatgttttaatataacACAAACACCTACAACCAGTACCATGTAAAAACAACTGTAATATCTAAAACTGAATTTCAGCATTTAAAAAACCTTCCCTTGTACCCCTATATTTTGACAATTCACCCACCCTCATATCTAACACAAATAAACTGCATAAAACATGTTGTAAAGCTGCATCTTCTAAGCAAATCGTTAAGTTGAAGTTGGTCTGCACCTGTAAAAATCTACAGTATTTTATATGTAATTATATTGATATTTAAGTGACCTAGGgcgggattaaatcaaaactttgaaccacccactaatagcaaactacaaacctgtacattatagtggttacatttatgattagaagaaagcaACTCAGTACAGTTCTCTAGTTTCCTATTAGCGTgtgggttttgatttaatcccagccctagTTAGATAAATAGGCCTTTTCTTATTTTACCCATTTTGCAACTCATGTTATAAATATCTCTAAAGCTATTgatcaataaaatataatatacaattaaCTTACTCGATACCTTCAATGTACCATTATATCTCTTGGGACAGCACTTATTCTACAATGTTCTACTGGACGTTTTAAGACTGGATTTTTTCTTCTATGCAAATTGAGGACATTTGCCTTTGGaatattgattcaaatacatgTATAGTGCTTTGGACAGTCAGACAAGTATTCTCTTTGCAAACTGAAATTTgcatcattaaaaaaattattaggCAGTATAAGGtataaaaaattattattaacatgtTTTCCAAGCAACCTATAAAACCCATTATAGTTTGGCTCACTGCAATGAAATAATGAGTGCAGATGAATAGCAATTActctgttatttaaaaaatgccaaGGAAACTGGATTGGGGTGTAATTGCTTTTGTAACCAAATCTAATTActgcattgttttttaaatcagcaaTATCAGGATGTCAATTCACTGACAAGCATTTCACAGCATGTAGATTGCATAATATGTCCTTACAATACAGTTCAAAGTACCGCATTCAAACCATTCGTCATTCTTTTTAAACAATGTTATGCAGTGATTTATTAAGTTTcataaataagtatagtttaataaaccgtatttattaaactatagGAATCACAGAATAAAACCAGTTCAACTATaagatacatatacatatacacagaaaTAATAACGGATCTTGGCCTGATTATTTTCCGACCTGTTGCAATATAATGGTAAACGTTGCCATATAATTGCATACATTAATGcaagtccaatatatatatttgtctgaCATTCATACCTGTCCAATCTTATACACTCCTTTTCCAATACAAATTTctttcttacatttttttttatcagatttcaaaaatgttaaagCGCAAAATGATTATAATGAAGAGCACCCAATGAgttctattaaaaacaaaacatttcagttccTTTTTTGTCGTTGCTTGTAGGTCATTGTAAGGATCTTTGCAATAGTCTGGTTAcagtttgtttgatttgtgaAGGAAAAAGTGCCAAAGTAGCGAGATTAAACCATGTAGGAGGTGAAACCAGCTGCCAAATGATGTTTTTCACTCCATTCACGTTACACTCACagtgaaactgaaaatgttcAGATTTTCAATAAATGCCTGAGCACTGAATATCATAAATTGTGGGACAATGCACTTTAGGGAAACAAAGGCAGGTAACCTGATTATATATATGAACAAGAAAAATGGGAACCATAAACAATATCTTCACTCCAAAGTCCAGTAGCATAATGGCATTTTTGATTAGTGTGCTCAGATTATTATACAAAGCACTCTCTTCAATTACAGAAGGCATATCCTTGAAGAAAAAAGCACATTCACTGAACAGTATGATCTATGCAAGATAATATATATTCTGGGTGGAAAAAAGGcaaagtattgttttaatagtaatgggggaaaaaagtcaGCTTTATCTTTAAAACAACATCAatggtttgttgttttaaagatAAAGCTCAGTGGCTGTGATCCAATGTTTTGATAACCTGAGGACCCAAACATTACTTTATAAAATGGAAATAGGATCAGGGTGGGAGGGTTTTAGTATtaagttgtgtttttttccagatCCAGTTTCTAAACATGCTATCCACCTTTCTGCCCAGGCAGGTCTAATGTGTGAGGTGGAGGTAtacagcttttgttttgttttttagtttttttgatgGACAGCAAACTGTGCATTGCTAGAGTGTGAAGCACTGGCTCCTGCCTAGCCTGCCTATGGGAGAGGGAACAGTTTGTTAGCTCTTCTCCTCATCTTCCTCGCTGTCCTCCAGTAGTCGGGACTGACTTGACAGTCGCTGGGCCACCGCGGTCACCATGGCAGCTCCCTTCCCGCTACCATCCTCTGATAACAGGAAGCTGATTTCACACTTGGGAGCCAAAGACCGCACTGCTTCCTGCAGATGCTGGCTGAACCTGGAGAAAAGCATTAGCACTGCTTAAAACAGCATTTCCCAACCACTCTGGCACTTGGAAATAACAGGTGTGTCACAGAATATAGTCACACATGGGAAgagttacatacatacatacatacatacatacatacatacatacataacaataaacatctcatttatttaaaaaatacgttCCTGACTGAATGAAATGACTCAAGTCGACCTCAAGTTTCTCACAGCAAGTAAGTTTCATTTTGAACTTTATGACCGAGAGGGAGAGTAGGCTGGGGTTGGTGTGCTGCACACTACTTTATCTAGAAACAGTTGGGAAACACTTAACATAACAGTCCATCAAAACCTGTTTAAACATTGAGACTTAGCACAGGGATAATAGTCAACAGTTGTGACTGCAGTACACAGGGGTTAAATTGGAATTGTGGAGCGAGGGGGGAGTCCTATTTGCGGTGGGGTGGTGCGAGGCGGAATTTGGTACACCGGTGATAAATTACCATATAAAAGCAGTACATAGTTGTTTATGATTTAGACAaggtgaatgaaaaaaaaatgtggggaGATTCAGGACATTAAAACCTAAATGCAGCATTTCGGTACACTTTGAGACTAACATTAAGAACAAAATGACtattatattaatgttttgccattggttttcttttcttgtttagaGACAGAAAGCCAAATGACACCTTTGTGGGGCAAAATGCATATCAACCATGCAGTTTTGCACATTTACCACTCAGATGCTGCATTATATGTACATTTTACTTGCATACTGCTTTTAACTGAAGTTGTTCTGAACCAATGGCTACCAAAAACATTGTGGTTCATAGCAAAAGCATGTTGTTTATATaagctacaatgtaaaagtctgtttctctctctgcactCTGAATACTCTCTCTGCAGCAGCACATAATCCGACACCTGCCTTATCAGTTAAGAGTTCTAGGGCTCACAGAGGGTAATCACACTAGCTATAGACTATAAAGAGATCTTTCTTTTGTGCCCATCAATTTGGTATAAAGTGATGATATTGTCATGCCACACTGTGACTGTTCCTCAATTCACCACCAGAGGCCCCCTACACATCAGTTTTTTCATTACCTAATTCAAAGCATTATTGACTTAATGGTACCAGTTCAACCCCTGTTCCCAGTTCTGAGAGTGTTAGTGATTTTATGAGAGTtggaaaacctgcaggactGCAGCCCTCCAACACCAGGTTTGTGGACCTCTGATATTATCAAGTGTCTTTCTGTTTAAAGGCAATATTAAAAACCTGTCCTGTCTCAAAGTGTCTGAGTGACCATAGATCATTAGAGTTCACTAGCAGGGGTGAAGGGCCACACTAGGCAAGTGATTTCAGCTTCCTTACTTGGGATGCTTCTTGTAGACAGTGCCGTCCACCCCCACGGTGGTACGCAGATGGTCCAGTCCACGGTTGGTACGGATACGGTTTGCGATGGTTGCCAGGGCAGCACCGCAAAGCTGGGCAGAGCGTGTGGACACAGCACTGCATACATGGCGCACAATCCCACAATCCTCTTCACTGACTGGCAGCCCCAGCTCTGTCAGTATCTCCTTAGCTCTGGTCAGGCCATTTGTATCCCTGACAGACACAGCACAGTTAAAGGGGTAACTTGTCTTGTGGAAAAAAACAAGGCCAGAATGACAATTTTTCCTATCCATTCTTCAGTAATTGCACATTCTGCCCCAAGGTTTCCAAATGTACTACATGCGTGGCCTATAGCCTACGTATTTCCGCTTAAATCTCAGCCAGCTCATTTACATCCGGTTTCAGTCTCTACACATCTGCGATAGATATTGTGGCTAGCAAAATTGTTTACTAACACTGTTAGGTTTAAGACAAACTTAACATTTCAATAGATAAcatatttacatgaatattctttcaaataaccATAATAGTGAGTCATCATGAGTTCCAGAAAATTAAATGATCTACGACATGAGAGTAGCAGTGCAGCTGAACACGGCCGTGTCCCGTTGTGTGAAGCTTCCTAAGTTCAACTTTCTGTGCCGTGGAAGATATTCGCAAAAAGGCATAATTGTGTAGTAAAATTAGAATATGTGACATAATCCAGGGTAGTTTGCGAGAATATTTGTAATGATACATTGATGGTCACATATTATTTGCACATTTAAGGAGTGGTACAGTTTGTAATTTCTGATTGCAGCCTCATTATGTTTGGTCTTGTTATTGGAATATGAGTCCAGCCTATACATCCCATGACCTTTAGCATTCCAGACGTGTTGTAAAACTCATGTTGGGTCTTTACTTGATCTCTATCTGAAATTGGAAAGCgaatgttcatgttcatgttgaACTGCTTCaattgtatatttaatgttatGTAAGTCTACATCTGAAGATCAACAGCATTCAGAACCTCAATAGGAAATAAATACCCCATTCACTTTATACTGCTTTGTCCATTGTTATCACCAACAAACTTAcaagttttcaaaacatttgaaaacactATATTTTCAGAAGAACAAAATGGTTAGATTCAGGAAGGCTTAAATTTGTTGCTTTATTAAATGCTTTACAGGCTTTTGCATCATAACCTTAGGAAATTCAATATGTTTGAAATAACCACCAGAACTCACATATATAGTAAAGTACGgaagtgtttttaattttataatgaATAATGACCAGAGAATGTCATTGTAACACTGACTCTCACTATATTAAATCTCACTACACTGTTTTCTATATAGTTCTTGATGGACAGCATTCACCATTATCCCGGATGCAGAAAATCATTTTCACCTGAACTTATACTGATAGCAGTCGCTTCTGGCGCTACACCAAAGCTTTTGTGCTGGCTGAGATTAAATGCAGAAGTGGCCATGCATGGAGCCTGttaaattatgataataataataataataataataataataataataataataataattgtacagatgcctttatccaaatTCAAACTAcctttttgtgtacatttttattgGAGTCACAGTAAGAAAAGCACACAGTCAGTGATATGAAATATGTGCCATCAAAAATATATCTGTAGGAATGCCTGAAAATGTGATTGTGTTTCTCTATGCATGTGTCCCAAAAGTGTATAAAAAGTGGCGTCTTTGTACTTACTCCTCAATTTCAGAGATGTGTCGGGTTTCAAATTTACCCAGCGAAAGTAGGGCCTCTGATGTCTCCCCATCAAATAGCAGCTTCTCCTTGGCCAGTTTGACCAGGACCAAACGGGCAACCTCCCCCAGGTACATACCACTGATCATTTTCTCAAACCTGGGGGAGACAAAAACTAGAGTCCCTTGCAACAGGCCTGAAATGTAAGGTCACTATCCATAtggaaaaataaactataaaagtatattgtattttttaatttgaacataCATATATCTTAAATATATGAAtgcatgtttaaatatattttaggcACAAGCactatgtataaaatatatgccGTTGTTTGCTGAAATATATTCagttatatattaatacattctaaaatgtatttcacagctttagcaaaatgtatttaaatatctcTTTCTGGATATTTTGTAAACATTGcaatagattttaaaaaatttcAGAATATATTTCTTCACATCTCTTTGTGAGAAGGTTAGCACTCTTCCCAATTATACAGaagtgtgaaaagtattttgagttagaaattaatttattatataatgCACTTTCTCTCATTTAATTTTAACCTTTGCACACAAAACCAATATTAATACTACAGGAATTACTTATTCATTTTGAAAGtgaaaaaaacctaaaaaaaaccCTACTGAAATCCACTATTCTGTGGGGAGTAGAAAGTTATGAATGCATTTTGGGTTTTATGACTGTCTGCTTGACAAAAGCCATTATTTGTTGAAAAGGACTTTGCAGAGCACTAGAATGCTTAAACAAGCACTCTTGCCTTTAATAGCCACACCTAGCAAAAAAATTTAGCAGGCACCAAAAACAAGCTTAACCTTGTGTGTCACACAGGAAATGATATAGATGCTCACACATAAAGCTAATAAAATCAGGAGCAATGAAGTGCTGTCTTTGGAAAATACCCACTGTGGCTTTGaccaaataaaacaattggCCTACCTGCAAatcgcaaattacaaacttcTACCCAATTGAATTTATTCAAAGAATAAATCCACATTCtacttcttaaaaataaaagatgacaGGGTAcgaatttataatttgtgattcaCATTTACATCAGGCTTTTGCTTATTTTAATATGGCTGGGGTCTGTAGTTCTTTAAAATAGGCAGAGCCACTGGACTTTCactataaaacacacaaaatggcaatcaaaacactgaaaacaattttaattcctatttacatttaataatgCTTTAAATAACGTTTAAATGCTATACGCAGGAGGAAGTGAGAGGAAGTGATACCCACACATGTTGGCCTGGATTGAGAGAGCTGCGATCCACTTCCATGTCAAACTCGGTCTGAATGTCTCTCAGAGAGCCATCGTCTCCGAAGCCACCCCACTCAGTATTGATGCACATGCGCCCGTCCTCCCCCTCCACTCTTTTCACGTTCTTCATTTCCTCCATGTAGCAAGCATTTGTCCCAGTCCCTAAAGCAGCAGCAGAGATACCTCACCAGTCAGCTGACTtgatttgcaaaaataaatcacagtacAAAAAGTATGTTGGGAACCTTTTTGATTCTCAGAAGGTTGTTCCAGCTTAATCTGCATCTACACGATTCCAGCATGTCATTAGATCCATCCTGCTTTTAATTTCGTAACGAGGACATCATTTTAACTATTACTTTAGGATGTCTAGTTACAGCTCTCTACATATGCAGGGCAAGGAGAAAAGTCACTGGGAATAAAGTAATTCCTTACCAATTATCAGGCCAATCTCACAGCTCTGGTCCCTGTAGCCACAACTCATCATGGTCCCCACTGTGTCATTGACCATGGCCACTGACTGAATGTCATAATCCTGTTCAGAGAGGATAGGACAGGGAATCAGGAGGGGCTCAGCCCAACACATGTCAGGTCAAATGCACCATCTAAGAGACATTCGTATACTCTGTGTAATAAGATGCTGATCCTTGTTCGGCTGCCATTTGAATTGGGAGCTTCTGGTGTGTGCCGCAAGTGGGATCCAACATGAAGTAAGATGCTAAGGTAACCATGTTTCTACAGCCTGACAAGAGAGACGACTTTTTTGGGGACTGATGCTTGAATCGCACCTCCAACACACACCAGCATTACAGTTCCCATTACAACTGCATGCGTGTGTTTTCAAAACCATcgcatttgttttttgtatattataatttattaaaatcatCATTGGACGTGACCTTGTGACCTATAGTGAAGATGCAACAGTGGCTTATGTTAGAATAGCCTTGCTCAAATTTCCTTCAACTTCAATagtgatattaataataatttagatgATAATTTAATATAGCATACACTGTAACCAGTTGCTGTAAATCtgactgtatatttttgtatcctATCAGGTAAAATACTGTGTGGAGTTTTTGCGGTATGTTACTGTGAATTGCTGTTAGTGGAAAAATATTGTGATTAAATAATTACTGGACTTGGTAATTTTAGCAAGATTAGAGTTTGTTTAGAAAAGTCAAGTTTGAAAACACAAGACAGATCTATTGTTGAATGTTTGGTGGACAGTGAGAATTGATCAGACTTGTGTACTGCTtgctaaattacaaaaatacacattgGTATGTCGCCTAGTGCCACAGGATGGTATAGCAGCTCAGTGGGtataacacatttttttcaatGTGCAATATTGTAAGTTTGAATTCTGGCCATTTAACAAACTTAAATAAAACGCTGGCCACTGCATTGGAATAATTAcagtaaatacattacaaacccACAGTATGGCATTTTACAAAAACTCTGCTACCAGCATgtcactgtatattttacagAATATTTTTACTGTGTATATTTCTGTAAAGGGTTGTATATTAACAACAGTTGTATTTGGCTTTCATacatcatttacatttttaaattgcccTCTGGAATGCAAATATCACATTGTTTGTGAAAATTGACATCCATCCATATTCAATAACAGCTTCATCTACTACAGAGTCATGGTGCTTTTGGAAAACAATCAAACCATATTCAGTCATTTGAAGATCCTGACAAGTAAGCTATGCAGAGGcggaattaaaattaaaatctaaatcCATTTACAGTCagaatgtttttatgtattttgtttataattaagtaTGAATAGGATGTTCCATATGTCCAGAATGATGATCACACATAGATCTTTACTGGAAGAATTCTTTGAAGCAGTCAGTCTGCAAGGATGTTTTTGCCCCTGCAgtggtatttaatatttaaacaactCTCTGCCTAACGGTGTTTTTCCCAAATTCTGTTTCAGCACATATGGAAAACTAATATATGTATAAGgtatttttatataatgtattctAAATATGAAATCATATAACATAGTTTTTCCACCTGGGAGAACTGCTTGTGCTGGTAAGATTTTCTCAAAAACTTATGATCTATATCAGATTAGATTcgatttttcactttgacattatggacattttctgtgttgatcagcagcaaaaactcctgattaaatccattctgatttaatgttgtaacataatgaaatgtgccaagaggggtgaatatgtttgagagccactgtacatcCAGCTATGAACTTGTAATATTCATGTGCTAATAAATTGTCTATGAACATTACTGAATCCATAGTAAGCAACATCTATAATTAATAGGCTGATTATGTACTATTGAAGccacaaaaaacatgttttccccACAGCCACTAGGGGGCACTACTGGGTGACTATTAAAAAAAGGCTCAATGTATATCTGTGCcaattttcatcattttaaGCCATGTTATTACATTTCAAGCATCACCACCTCACTCTTGCAGTGCAGCATTGAGAAAACAAGGACCCTTTGCATTCAAAGTTGTGATTTGCATAAGCAGCATTCAAGCTTTTGCTGTCGGTTAATGTTTCTGCATCAGTTATATACTTGGCAGAGCCAGGATGCAACCTAAACACAACCTTGTAATGGGGAGTGTGTTAACTGGGAAGTAAGTAAAATCAGATTATAGAACACTCACTCACCCCTCTCCTGTGGATGGCATCTCGGAGTAGTTTTGCCACATCCTGCCCCTCCACCCCTGAGCACTTGAAGCCTTTGGTCCAGCAAATCAGTATACTCTACAACAGCATAGAGGCCAATGAGAAGTCTGCCACAGCTAGCCTAATACACTAGCCCATTACATTATCTTGGCATTTGATTTAAAAGACATTACAGAATTATTTGGAAAAGGAAGACATTGGGCacaaagtgatttttaaagccTGCTTTATATCTAACCAAATTACTTTGTTAATATGTTTAGAAGTGCACACTGTGGATACATGATACATTTTCTATAAACTTTTTGAAAGGAGTTTATTAAGTGAACTGAATGAGGTTTTTAGAAACTGATTTGCAGCCAGCTTCTGATTTGTCCCTTTCTAAAAAATGTGGAACCATTGCCAATCTTACTATCTCTATTATCATTCTTATCATTTTATTAAATGAAGATGGGGCTGACGTAAGTCAGCAGATCGGTGTTACGGTGCTGCAACTTGGCAGAGTAGCTGGAAATTATAAATCATTGCAAATTGCGCTCCACAAAGTAATGTTTTGCACAGCAGAGGTGATGAggaatattaaaatatacaaagaacGTGATACATATCCCATGGTTATATAATATCTTATATAATCTTTCAGCGGAATTATGCAACACAATAATCttcttaaaacatgttttcataTGGAGCTGAACATCTGTAACTCAAtttccaataaataaaaaataataaaaattgaaaaagtcCCTGCACTGCTGT
This is a stretch of genomic DNA from Amia ocellicauda isolate fAmiCal2 chromosome 11, fAmiCal2.hap1, whole genome shotgun sequence. It encodes these proteins:
- the LOC136762855 gene encoding hexokinase-2, with the translated sequence MSTANSNGVTAPICKTVKACQDKENLTTVPTKVEEWLQPFRLPREKLCEVSSRLLKDMERGLDKHTHHRAPVKMLPTFVRSTPDGTESGDFLALDLGGTNFRVLHVRVEEEVKKVLKMDSQICPIAPEIMLGTGTQLFDHIAACLAEFLEALGIKDQKLPLGFTFSFPCEQKEIDKSILICWTKGFKCSGVEGQDVAKLLRDAIHRRGDYDIQSVAMVNDTVGTMMSCGYRDQSCEIGLIIGTGTNACYMEEMKNVKRVEGEDGRMCINTEWGGFGDDGSLRDIQTEFDMEVDRSSLNPGQHVFEKMISGMYLGEVARLVLVKLAKEKLLFDGETSEALLSLGKFETRHISEIEEDTNGLTRAKEILTELGLPVSEEDCGIVRHVCSAVSTRSAQLCGAALATIANRIRTNRGLDHLRTTVGVDGTVYKKHPKFSQHLQEAVRSLAPKCEISFLLSEDGSGKGAAMVTAVAQRLSSQSRLLEDSEEDEEKS